In a genomic window of Holophagaceae bacterium:
- the glmU gene encoding bifunctional UDP-N-acetylglucosamine diphosphorylase/glucosamine-1-phosphate N-acetyltransferase GlmU: MKTVAVILAAGLGKRMKSRIPKVLHPILGDPALLWVLRALPAGLEAAIVVVHHGKDQVLAALESWRAEGLLPCPVLTVDQGQPLGTGHAVRACEAGLDRLKAGRVLILSGDVPLIRAETVESLCASEGSLLAMEIPDPTGYGRVVQNLDGSLSRLVEQRDAGPGERAITLVNGGAYALPWAPLKPALHRLKPNNAQGELYLTDAVMEVAAERPVKVELCDPEELAGMNSRDDQAALQASAQWRTTRRWMAVGVSFLDASSTFLGPRVVLGQDVLIEPSVRMEGLVKVGAGTRIGQGSIITGGDIGKDVSIRPYSIIEGARIGDHCVVGPFARLREGTELQAGAHVGNFVETKQTLIKKGAKANHLAYLGDSEVGANTNIGAGVIFCNYDGVKKHRTTIGKDAFIGSDSQLVAPVAIGDGAVVAAGSTITGDVPAGALAMTRPALVLKEEGAVRYWERLKKKT, from the coding sequence ATGAAAACGGTGGCGGTGATTCTCGCGGCAGGCCTTGGCAAACGCATGAAATCCAGGATTCCCAAGGTGCTCCATCCGATCCTGGGGGATCCGGCCTTGCTCTGGGTGTTGCGGGCCCTTCCGGCGGGATTGGAGGCGGCCATCGTGGTGGTGCACCACGGCAAAGACCAGGTGCTAGCGGCATTGGAAAGCTGGCGGGCGGAGGGGCTGCTGCCCTGCCCCGTCCTGACGGTGGACCAGGGCCAGCCCCTGGGCACCGGCCACGCCGTGAGGGCCTGCGAGGCCGGATTGGACCGCCTGAAGGCAGGCCGGGTCCTGATCCTCTCAGGAGACGTGCCCTTGATCCGGGCCGAGACGGTCGAATCGCTTTGCGCATCGGAAGGCTCGCTGCTGGCGATGGAGATTCCGGATCCCACTGGCTACGGAAGGGTGGTCCAAAACCTTGATGGCAGCCTTTCCAGACTGGTGGAGCAGCGGGATGCGGGTCCAGGAGAGCGGGCCATCACGCTCGTGAACGGCGGGGCCTACGCCCTGCCCTGGGCGCCGTTGAAGCCAGCTCTCCACCGTCTGAAACCCAACAATGCCCAGGGCGAACTCTACCTGACCGATGCGGTGATGGAAGTCGCCGCAGAACGTCCCGTCAAAGTCGAGCTTTGCGATCCCGAAGAACTTGCGGGCATGAATTCCCGCGACGACCAGGCCGCCCTGCAGGCTTCGGCCCAATGGCGCACCACCCGGCGATGGATGGCTGTGGGCGTCAGTTTCCTGGATGCCTCCAGCACCTTCCTGGGACCCCGGGTCGTCCTCGGCCAGGATGTGCTGATCGAACCGTCGGTGCGCATGGAAGGTCTGGTGAAGGTCGGCGCCGGCACCCGGATCGGGCAAGGCTCCATCATCACCGGCGGCGATATCGGCAAGGATGTGTCCATCCGCCCCTACTCGATCATTGAAGGCGCCAGGATCGGGGACCATTGCGTCGTGGGCCCCTTCGCGCGATTGAGGGAAGGCACGGAGCTCCAGGCGGGCGCCCATGTGGGCAACTTCGTGGAGACCAAGCAGACCCTGATCAAGAAAGGCGCCAAAGCCAATCACCTGGCCTATCTCGGGGATTCCGAAGTGGGCGCGAACACGAACATCGGGGCCGGTGTGATCTTCTGCAATTACGACGGCGTGAAGAAGCATCGCACCACCATCGGCAAGGACGCCTTCATCGGCAGCGACTCCCAGCTCGTGGCTCCAGTGGCCATCGGGGATGGGGCCGTGGTCGCGGCGGGAAGCACCATCACGGGCGACGTCCCCGCCGGTGCCCTGGCCATGACCCGCCCGGCCCTGGTGCTCAAAGAAGAAGGCGCGGTCCGGTACTGGGAAAGGCTGAAAAAAAAGACATGA
- a CDS encoding PAS domain-containing protein — protein sequence MLQDLFLALLLPLPPWLGFWIFRRKGRVGLSYGYFLGGILAVLSLPWLTVSRIAGIEPLPSAFLGGTLFGFSLFVQLNREGAQGIRRLGFGVGGATIFAWLLSLQVGLDAMESFLLFWGTTIAQTALWMLLSDLGYRLSRGRWLSARVPVVGGITVLICKALYHFIPGNITTLSFPASLLVGMLLGLVALQQLTWLRAQGIWVEGRGDAVRTALTALDVGEKPEGPSLLYGIESEQPMLLVNDSGAIAESNGAFSHLVGLPRHEVRGLPLSAMLQGQDASTWDDLRQQLIQRGRGRTASALVHKDGAFQDVQLEAVPFDRNMALMWISDQRGGTLALRGESAGPALMGGEVAGATQRSLANALGTIVPAAEQILGETLEHGTREAAELILLAAQRISPGGQGNAPGASLAAALDAAKALDGLIPKLQRMLPPLIQIQIRAEALPLGVSEDALQRVATHLVLHGRKAMGAGTMTLVVELQELGGRRWALLTMDLAGSHLKHPQAMLGLPWLQQVVGEFRGMLELTQDDHGGIWPQIYLPLAEPEAAATPSPLLSRYIWIVDQDPLVREALENLVIRKGGQAMAFPGLGDLLRASKNQDPPDALVLERSPTLERFAKAMSGFQREPIPTLVMGNGQAQPVSPLRLGLIKLGFIEKPFPSQEFVQSLLALLRKTNGQERA from the coding sequence ATGCTTCAAGACCTGTTCCTCGCCCTGCTGCTTCCCCTGCCCCCCTGGCTCGGGTTCTGGATCTTCCGCCGGAAAGGGAGGGTCGGTCTGAGCTATGGCTATTTCCTGGGGGGAATCCTGGCGGTGCTTTCCCTGCCCTGGCTGACGGTGAGCCGCATCGCGGGCATCGAACCATTGCCCTCGGCCTTCCTCGGCGGGACGCTGTTCGGCTTCAGCCTCTTCGTGCAACTGAACCGCGAAGGCGCCCAGGGCATCCGGCGCCTGGGCTTCGGAGTGGGCGGAGCGACGATCTTCGCCTGGCTGCTGAGCCTGCAGGTGGGGCTCGACGCGATGGAGTCATTCCTTCTGTTCTGGGGCACCACCATCGCCCAGACCGCCCTCTGGATGCTGCTGTCCGATCTCGGGTACCGGCTCAGCAGGGGGCGCTGGCTGTCCGCCCGGGTGCCGGTCGTGGGCGGCATCACCGTGCTCATCTGCAAGGCGCTCTATCATTTCATTCCCGGCAACATCACCACCCTTTCCTTTCCAGCCTCGTTGCTGGTGGGGATGCTGCTCGGTCTCGTGGCGCTGCAGCAGCTCACCTGGCTCCGCGCCCAGGGCATCTGGGTGGAAGGACGCGGGGATGCGGTCCGCACAGCCCTGACGGCGCTGGATGTCGGCGAAAAGCCCGAAGGCCCATCCCTGCTCTATGGCATCGAGTCGGAGCAACCCATGCTCCTGGTCAACGATTCCGGCGCGATCGCCGAGTCCAACGGGGCCTTCAGCCACCTGGTCGGGCTGCCTCGCCATGAAGTCCGCGGCCTCCCGCTTTCCGCGATGCTCCAGGGCCAGGATGCCTCCACCTGGGATGATCTCCGCCAGCAGCTCATCCAGCGGGGACGGGGACGCACTGCCTCAGCCCTGGTCCACAAAGACGGGGCCTTCCAGGATGTGCAACTGGAGGCCGTGCCCTTCGACCGGAACATGGCCTTGATGTGGATCTCCGACCAGCGCGGTGGGACGCTGGCATTGCGCGGGGAATCCGCGGGTCCTGCCCTCATGGGCGGGGAGGTTGCCGGAGCCACCCAGCGCTCGCTCGCGAACGCGCTCGGCACCATCGTCCCGGCCGCGGAACAGATCCTCGGAGAAACCCTGGAGCACGGCACCCGCGAAGCCGCGGAACTGATCCTGCTGGCCGCCCAGCGCATTTCTCCAGGCGGACAGGGGAATGCCCCCGGGGCCTCGCTGGCGGCCGCCCTGGACGCTGCGAAGGCGCTCGATGGCCTGATCCCGAAACTGCAGCGCATGCTGCCTCCGCTCATCCAGATCCAGATCCGCGCCGAAGCGCTTCCGCTCGGAGTCTCCGAAGATGCGCTGCAGCGGGTGGCGACGCATCTGGTGTTGCACGGGCGGAAAGCCATGGGTGCCGGGACCATGACCCTGGTCGTGGAACTCCAGGAGCTCGGCGGCCGGCGCTGGGCCCTGCTTACGATGGATCTCGCTGGATCCCATCTGAAGCACCCCCAAGCGATGCTTGGCCTGCCCTGGCTCCAGCAGGTGGTGGGCGAATTCCGCGGGATGCTCGAACTGACCCAGGATGATCACGGCGGAATCTGGCCGCAGATCTACTTGCCGCTTGCCGAGCCCGAGGCCGCCGCAACGCCGTCGCCCCTGCTCTCCCGCTACATCTGGATCGTGGATCAGGATCCTCTGGTGCGGGAGGCCTTGGAAAACCTCGTAATAAGGAAGGGGGGGCAGGCGATGGCGTTTCCTGGCCTTGGAGACCTACTGCGGGCCAGCAAGAATCAGGATCCTCCCGATGCGCTGGTGCTCGAGCGGTCGCCGACCCTGGAACGCTTCGCCAAGGCCATGAGCGGATTCCAGCGGGAACCCATTCCCACGCTGGTGATGGGCAATGGCCAGGCCCAGCCCGTGAGCCCGCTGAGGCTGGGCCTGATCAAGCTTGGGTTCATCGAGAAGCCATTCCCGAGCCAGGAATTCGTGCAGAGCCTTTTGGCTCTCCTCAGAAAGACCAACGGACAGGAGCGGGCATGA
- a CDS encoding ABC transporter permease yields MLTFFNRVGESLVEFFIQAGDFAVISARAIRAIVKRPFDVENLMRQFAAVGVNSIPVVTLTGLAVSMVFAVQLAFGFKQFQAQGLASSVEGLAVVRELAPVITGLMMSGRIGSAMAAELGTMQVTEQIDALECLATDPIHYLFVPRLLAALVMLPLLTGIAIYVGYWGGYLILVNVEGQSAYTFASEFYKLIGTRDLRIALTKAMAFGLIIALVGCWRGYRTRGGAEGVGNAPTSSVVTSSLWILVTDFFLTKLMLV; encoded by the coding sequence ATGCTCACCTTTTTCAATAGAGTCGGCGAGTCGCTGGTGGAATTCTTCATCCAGGCGGGCGATTTCGCCGTGATTTCAGCCCGCGCCATCAGGGCCATCGTGAAGCGGCCCTTCGACGTGGAAAACCTGATGCGGCAGTTCGCCGCGGTGGGGGTGAATTCCATTCCCGTGGTCACCCTTACGGGCCTGGCCGTGAGCATGGTCTTCGCGGTGCAGCTGGCCTTCGGTTTCAAGCAGTTCCAGGCCCAGGGCCTTGCCTCCAGCGTCGAGGGGCTGGCCGTGGTCCGGGAGCTGGCGCCGGTCATCACTGGCCTGATGATGAGCGGGCGGATCGGTTCCGCCATGGCCGCTGAATTGGGCACCATGCAGGTGACGGAGCAGATCGACGCCTTGGAATGCCTGGCCACGGACCCGATCCACTACCTATTCGTGCCGAGACTGCTGGCCGCTCTGGTGATGCTGCCCCTCCTCACCGGCATCGCGATCTACGTCGGATACTGGGGCGGCTACCTGATCCTGGTCAACGTCGAAGGCCAGAGCGCCTACACCTTCGCCAGCGAATTCTACAAGCTGATCGGCACGCGGGATCTCCGCATCGCCCTGACCAAGGCCATGGCCTTCGGGCTCATCATCGCCCTGGTGGGCTGCTGGAGGGGCTACCGGACCCGGGGCGGCGCCGAGGGCGTGGGCAACGCCCCCACCAGCAGCGTCGTGACGTCCTCGCTGTGGATCCTGGTGACGGACTTCTTCCTGACCAAGTTGATGCTCGTATGA
- a CDS encoding RNA chaperone Hfq — protein sequence MIQPDGAVTAVDPSAPMAPQGLGSPRRKIAPPEQTNAESFYYLKQMQSKTPVVVVLQDDEKLRGVIEWYDKHCLKINRLKEPNVVVPKHNIKYIYKQEEEPRIRRKTSAKKEEILSPDVDLPLYD from the coding sequence ATGATCCAGCCCGATGGCGCCGTCACGGCCGTGGACCCGAGTGCGCCCATGGCACCCCAAGGCCTTGGCAGCCCCCGGCGGAAGATCGCGCCCCCGGAGCAGACCAATGCCGAAAGTTTTTACTATCTCAAGCAGATGCAGTCCAAAACCCCCGTGGTCGTCGTGCTCCAGGACGATGAGAAGCTCCGCGGCGTCATCGAGTGGTACGACAAGCACTGCCTGAAGATCAACCGGCTCAAGGAACCCAACGTGGTCGTGCCCAAACACAACATCAAATACATCTACAAGCAGGAAGAAGAACCCCGCATCCGCAGGAAGACCAGCGCCAAGAAGGAAGAGATCCTCTCCCCGGACGTGGACCTTCCGCTCTACGATTGA
- a CDS encoding aminotransferase class IV: MPRTALRIVDGQARDWNQHQARLQRGAARLGWEASWLSAALPEIAAWVSTAPLAACRMQLFPDAVSIRLETVPEPFSMCRLLSMAHPLGDIRGEAAAALKGLLGPWDIQARQHALARLADDALLLWPDGTIAETAIAALGLEVEGKLLMPPKEGRVSSITEEQELPLWARSRGLDIRYGPIGLDEVSGGRLWCMNAVRGLWQAEVVQL; the protein is encoded by the coding sequence GTGCCTCGAACGGCCCTGCGCATCGTGGATGGCCAAGCTCGGGATTGGAACCAGCATCAGGCCCGGCTTCAACGGGGCGCCGCCAGGCTCGGCTGGGAGGCCTCCTGGCTATCCGCAGCTTTGCCTGAGATCGCGGCCTGGGTCTCGACTGCACCCCTGGCCGCATGCCGGATGCAGCTATTCCCCGATGCGGTTTCCATCCGCCTGGAGACGGTGCCTGAGCCTTTTTCAATGTGCCGACTGCTCTCCATGGCTCATCCCCTGGGAGACATCAGGGGCGAGGCGGCGGCCGCCCTGAAAGGGCTTCTGGGGCCCTGGGACATACAGGCGCGGCAGCATGCCTTAGCAAGGCTTGCGGACGACGCCCTACTGCTTTGGCCGGATGGAACCATCGCCGAGACCGCCATCGCGGCCCTGGGGCTCGAAGTGGAGGGGAAGCTTCTCATGCCTCCGAAGGAAGGCCGGGTTTCAAGCATCACCGAAGAACAAGAACTGCCGCTCTGGGCCAGGTCCCGCGGGCTGGATATCCGATACGGACCCATCGGCCTGGATGAAGTTTCAGGCGGGCGCCTTTGGTGCATGAACGCCGTGCGTGGTTTGTGGCAGGCTGAGGTAGTCCAACTCTGA
- a CDS encoding transcriptional repressor → MRQTPQREGILRVLNTSDRPLTVEEISARMEENRSGLPTIYRNLERFIQEGWAESILGQDQVMRFVRCNSKHHHHHLQCERCGRMVEVDVCGVEDSLKQLEISSGFSITRHQLSLFGHCAECQRTDKRH, encoded by the coding sequence ATGCGCCAGACTCCCCAGCGGGAGGGAATCCTGCGCGTCCTGAACACCTCGGACCGGCCCCTGACCGTCGAGGAGATTTCGGCCCGCATGGAGGAAAACCGCTCCGGCCTGCCCACCATCTACCGGAATCTGGAACGCTTCATCCAGGAGGGCTGGGCCGAAAGCATCCTCGGCCAGGACCAGGTCATGCGCTTCGTCCGCTGCAATTCGAAGCACCACCATCACCACCTGCAATGCGAGCGGTGCGGGCGGATGGTGGAAGTGGATGTGTGCGGCGTGGAGGATTCCCTCAAGCAGTTGGAAATCTCGTCCGGTTTTTCCATCACCCGGCACCAGCTTTCACTTTTCGGGCATTGCGCCGAATGCCAGCGCACGGATAAAAGGCATTGA
- a CDS encoding ABC transporter ATP-binding protein yields MSAVIEVANVSKAFGPKVVLKNVNLEVEKGESLVIMGGSGTGKTVLLRIIMGLLTPDRGHVAVDGKTIQDLSIPELFEVRKQIGMCFQMAALFDSMSVFENVAFALKRHTDMGKKDIAMRVDECLAMVGLKGSDKLKPSELSGGMKRRVGFARAIALKPKILLFDEPTTGLDPVMTDVIGRIILDLKHELGVTSITVTHDLKSAFMIGDRVALIFQGECLAVQEPEAFKANPNPVIQQFLRGDADGPFLQDPPPPKRYRQEASI; encoded by the coding sequence ATGAGCGCCGTCATCGAAGTCGCAAACGTATCGAAGGCCTTCGGCCCCAAAGTGGTGCTGAAGAACGTGAATCTCGAGGTTGAGAAAGGGGAGAGCCTGGTGATCATGGGCGGATCCGGCACCGGCAAGACGGTGCTGCTCCGCATCATCATGGGCCTGCTGACGCCGGACCGCGGGCATGTCGCCGTGGATGGAAAGACCATCCAGGATCTCAGCATCCCCGAGCTCTTCGAGGTCCGGAAGCAGATCGGCATGTGCTTCCAGATGGCCGCGCTCTTCGATTCCATGAGCGTCTTCGAGAATGTGGCCTTCGCCCTCAAACGGCACACGGACATGGGCAAGAAGGACATCGCGATGCGCGTGGACGAGTGCCTGGCCATGGTGGGCCTGAAGGGCAGCGACAAGCTCAAGCCTTCGGAGCTTTCCGGCGGCATGAAGCGGCGCGTGGGTTTCGCCCGGGCCATCGCCCTCAAGCCGAAGATCCTGTTGTTCGACGAGCCCACCACGGGCCTCGATCCGGTCATGACGGATGTCATCGGCCGCATCATCCTGGACTTGAAGCACGAGCTGGGCGTCACCAGCATCACCGTCACCCACGACCTGAAATCGGCCTTCATGATCGGCGACCGCGTGGCCCTGATCTTCCAGGGCGAATGCCTGGCGGTCCAGGAGCCCGAAGCGTTCAAGGCGAATCCCAACCCCGTGATCCAGCAATTCCTGCGGGGCGATGCGGACGGACCATTCCTGCAGGATCCCCCACCTCCCAAACGGTATCGCCAGGAGGCGAGCATATGA
- a CDS encoding 4-hydroxythreonine-4-phosphate dehydrogenase PdxA has product MSQSFPPPARRPRIAVTLGDPCGIGPELLLGSLFAINRWADVIVVGAKAGPDLLEPQMADGRRVQWRWGNPPGGGPEIPGAKSHSLWTGSGTSWEPSQRQLMGHALWIDPTPEITASMLQLGKGSAESGKAAVEAVRIGAHLVMVGEADALVTLPLSKAAAHQAGYDIPGHTEFLQEMSGSQITRMAFVSPSLKIVLHTVHQSLRSVVEGISAESVAQTLSFAADRFIQLMGKNDLRVALCALNPHAGESGAFGKEETALAEAVVIAEAAFMDFDLSEVAMPFEHVASPFSTAGVPDGWEIFPSKPPNRQNAGAAPRVATTMRSGVEIQQRYEPALPPRPSTRPTPHFFGPLSADSLFPRAAKGEFDVVVALYHDQGLIPIKVLEPLRAVNLTLGLPFIRTSPDHGTAFDKAGLWKSDATNFLEAVALAVRLAARAKRESWIAEVGSAKEIG; this is encoded by the coding sequence TTGAGCCAATCGTTTCCTCCACCCGCCCGCCGCCCGCGCATCGCCGTCACGTTGGGCGATCCCTGCGGAATCGGCCCAGAACTGTTGCTGGGATCCCTTTTCGCCATCAACCGATGGGCGGATGTCATCGTGGTCGGGGCCAAGGCTGGACCGGACCTGCTCGAACCTCAGATGGCGGATGGCCGGCGGGTGCAATGGCGCTGGGGTAACCCGCCCGGTGGCGGGCCTGAAATCCCCGGGGCCAAGTCCCACAGCCTGTGGACGGGCTCCGGAACCTCCTGGGAGCCAAGCCAGCGCCAGCTCATGGGCCACGCCCTCTGGATCGATCCGACCCCTGAAATCACCGCGTCCATGCTCCAGCTCGGGAAAGGCTCGGCCGAATCCGGAAAAGCTGCGGTGGAGGCGGTCCGCATCGGGGCGCATCTGGTGATGGTCGGCGAGGCGGATGCGCTGGTCACGCTCCCCCTCTCGAAGGCCGCAGCGCATCAAGCCGGGTACGACATTCCGGGCCATACGGAATTTCTGCAGGAAATGTCAGGATCGCAGATCACCCGCATGGCCTTTGTGAGCCCCAGCCTGAAGATCGTGCTTCACACCGTCCACCAGAGCCTGCGTTCGGTGGTGGAGGGCATCAGCGCCGAATCTGTCGCGCAGACGCTGAGCTTCGCGGCCGACCGATTCATCCAGCTCATGGGAAAGAATGATCTGCGGGTCGCCCTGTGCGCCCTGAATCCCCACGCAGGCGAATCCGGAGCCTTCGGCAAGGAGGAAACCGCCCTCGCCGAAGCGGTGGTGATCGCGGAAGCCGCGTTCATGGATTTCGACTTGAGCGAAGTCGCGATGCCCTTCGAGCATGTCGCCTCGCCGTTCAGCACCGCGGGTGTTCCGGATGGCTGGGAAATCTTCCCCAGCAAACCCCCGAACCGCCAGAACGCTGGTGCCGCACCCCGCGTGGCGACGACCATGCGTTCTGGGGTCGAAATCCAGCAGCGCTATGAACCCGCCCTGCCACCCAGGCCGAGCACGCGTCCCACTCCCCATTTTTTCGGCCCGCTTTCCGCCGATAGTCTTTTTCCCCGCGCGGCCAAGGGCGAGTTCGACGTGGTGGTGGCCCTGTACCACGACCAGGGACTCATCCCCATCAAAGTGTTGGAGCCATTGCGGGCGGTGAACCTCACTTTGGGCCTGCCGTTCATCCGGACCAGCCCGGACCATGGGACCGCCTTCGACAAGGCAGGGCTTTGGAAATCCGACGCCACGAATTTTCTCGAGGCGGTCGCCCTGGCTGTGCGGCTTGCGGCCCGGGCGAAACGGGAATCCTGGATTGCCGAGGTCGGCTCGGCGAAGGAAATCGGCTGA
- a CDS encoding PAS domain S-box protein — protein MRHPDAMLRDLMEASPRGATAPPFLPLAFRLATSFGLLVLHLAFPPDPIKAAASESLYLLLVSLFFIEAVWEIQRSLKAGLDPFATPGRASIRSNLAMDITLVALLIAFQGVDQERFAAIYLFPILSSAFYLGTTEIVLVGFIAFALHLSSFLLFGAGILPPFGHSGAPMDLETAEWILAFASLEIFAATLIVVLIRRNLEGLRRTLLASEAKVDDLSALHRRVVESMVSGLITTDLDGRITSANPAAEAILQRALPMGRTIDAILPVDLARQEILPREQRFEGSYIAPNGAWRLYGGNVAPLRDAEGNQSGHLMLFQDLTEIKALEERTRLSERLAAIGELSAGLAHELRNPLASILGCVQILKGEGHAHAMNERALGILSRESDRVSAILTKFLDFTRPKPVEIRCVYVPDLIEELRASWETDPRAKGLSLGIAPVPEVRIKADALCAHQVFTNLLTNARKALEGAQEPRVHLEFEEDANHLLVQVRDNGCGMDAEQLRTLFVPFSSTFKEGTGLGMSLVFQFVQAMGWDIRVQSQLNQGTLVSLKIPLWGSRG, from the coding sequence ATGCGGCATCCTGATGCCATGCTCCGCGATCTGATGGAAGCCTCCCCACGAGGGGCCACAGCGCCACCTTTCCTGCCGCTGGCCTTCCGCCTGGCGACCAGCTTCGGCCTCCTGGTGCTTCATCTGGCCTTCCCTCCGGATCCGATCAAAGCCGCCGCCAGCGAGTCCCTCTATCTGCTGCTGGTTTCCCTCTTCTTCATCGAAGCGGTCTGGGAAATCCAGCGGTCCTTGAAGGCCGGATTGGATCCTTTCGCGACCCCAGGACGCGCGAGCATCCGGTCGAATCTCGCCATGGACATCACGCTGGTGGCGCTGCTCATCGCCTTCCAGGGCGTGGACCAGGAACGATTCGCGGCCATCTACCTCTTCCCGATCCTGTCGTCCGCTTTCTACCTGGGCACCACCGAGATCGTCCTCGTCGGATTCATCGCCTTCGCCCTGCATCTGTCCAGCTTCCTGCTCTTCGGGGCCGGCATCCTGCCGCCTTTTGGCCACTCCGGCGCCCCCATGGACCTGGAAACGGCGGAGTGGATCCTGGCCTTCGCCTCGCTTGAGATCTTCGCCGCGACCCTGATCGTCGTCCTCATCCGGAGGAACCTCGAGGGCCTGCGAAGGACCCTGCTGGCCTCCGAAGCCAAGGTGGATGATCTTTCGGCGCTGCACCGCCGCGTGGTGGAGTCGATGGTTTCCGGCCTCATCACCACAGATCTCGACGGCCGGATCACTTCGGCGAATCCAGCCGCCGAGGCCATCCTCCAGCGGGCCCTTCCCATGGGGCGCACCATCGATGCGATCCTGCCCGTGGACCTGGCCCGGCAGGAGATCCTTCCCCGGGAACAGCGCTTCGAGGGAAGCTACATCGCGCCCAACGGGGCGTGGCGATTGTATGGCGGGAACGTCGCGCCGCTCCGGGATGCCGAGGGCAACCAGTCGGGGCACCTGATGCTTTTCCAGGACCTCACGGAGATCAAGGCCCTGGAAGAACGCACCCGGCTCAGCGAGCGGCTGGCGGCCATCGGCGAGCTGTCCGCCGGCCTGGCCCATGAGCTCAGGAATCCGCTCGCTTCCATCCTCGGCTGCGTGCAGATCCTGAAAGGCGAGGGCCATGCCCACGCCATGAATGAACGGGCGCTGGGGATCCTGAGCCGAGAATCCGACCGGGTCAGCGCCATCCTCACCAAGTTTCTGGACTTCACGCGGCCGAAGCCCGTGGAAATCCGCTGCGTCTATGTTCCAGATCTCATCGAGGAGCTCCGGGCGAGCTGGGAAACCGACCCTCGCGCCAAGGGGCTTTCCCTGGGCATCGCCCCGGTTCCCGAGGTCCGGATCAAGGCTGACGCCTTGTGCGCGCACCAGGTATTCACGAATCTCCTCACCAATGCCCGCAAGGCACTGGAAGGAGCCCAGGAGCCAAGAGTCCATCTGGAATTCGAGGAAGATGCAAACCACCTCCTGGTCCAGGTCCGGGACAACGGGTGCGGGATGGATGCCGAGCAGTTGCGGACCCTCTTCGTGCCCTTCTCGAGCACATTCAAAGAAGGCACCGGCCTGGGCATGAGCCTGGTCTTCCAGTTCGTCCAGGCGATGGGCTGGGACATCCGGGTCCAGAGCCAACTGAACCAAGGGACTCTGGTGAGCCTGAAAATTCCGCTTTGGGGCAGCCGGGGTTGA